Proteins encoded in a region of the Hypomesus transpacificus isolate Combined female chromosome 17, fHypTra1, whole genome shotgun sequence genome:
- the pde4a gene encoding cAMP-specific 3',5'-cyclic phosphodiesterase 4B — protein MARETLDELDWCLDQLETVQTHRSVSEMASNKFKRMLNRELSHLSEMSRSGNQVSEYISTTFLDKQNDVEIPSPTQREREKPMCHISGVKKLTHSSSLSISAMPRFGVKTEQEEALARELDDLNKWGLNIFHVAEFSNNRPLSCMMFAIFQERDLLKTFSIPADTFITYVMTLEDHYHANVAYHNSLHAADVTQSTHVLLSTPALDAVFTDLEILAALFAAAIHDVDHPGVSNQFLINTNSELALMYNDESVLENHHLAVGFKLLHEENCDIFQNLSKRQRQSLRKLVIDMVLATDMSKHMSLLADLKTMVETKKVTSSGVLLLDHYTDRIQVLRNMVHCADLSNPTKPLAVYRQWTERIMEEFSRQGDKERERGMEISPMCDKHTASVEKSQVGFIDYIVHPLWETWGDLVHPDAQDILDTLEDNRDWYQSTIPQSPPEPVDADKELNVCIDKFQFELTLDEDSHAEHVEEEEGEEEEGERLTPNHLMQGRREGQKDGENEGEGGDGIAEEDENVIEEEGEVVMEEDEEGGEQGKTRLGGEEGRHSDTSPVEEEEEEDSSSPADDT, from the exons ATGGCCAGGGAGACTCTGGATGAACTCGACTGGTGTCTGGACCAGTTAGAGACTGTCCAGACCCATCGCTCCGTCAGTGAGATGGCGTCCAACAAG TTTAAGAGGATGTTGAACCGGGAGCTCTCCCACCTGTCTGAGATGAGTCGGTCAGGGAACCAGGTGTCCGAATACATCTCCACCACATTCCTCG aTAAGCAGAATGATGTGGAGATCCCGTCCCCCacccaaagagagagggagaagcccATGTGTCACATCAGCGGCGTGAAGAAGCTCACGCACAGCTCCAGCCTGTCCATCTCTGCCATGCCTCGCTTTGGAGTCAAGACTGAACAGGAGGAAGCATTAGCCAGG GAGCTGGATGACTTGAATAAGTGGGGCCTTAATATCTTTCATGTGGCTGAGTTCTCCAATAACAGGCCTCTCAGCTGCATGATGTTTGCCATCTTCCAG GAAAGGGATCTGCTGAAGACGTTCAGTATCCCGGCTGACACCTTCATCACCTATGTGATGACTCTGGAAGACCACTACCACGCCAACGTGGCCTATCACAACAGCCTCCACGCGGCAGACGTGACCCAGTCCACACACGTGCTGCTGTCCACCCCTGCTCTGGAC GCTGTCTTCACTGATCTGGAGATCCTGGCTGCGTTGTTTGCCGCTGCCATTCATGATGTGGACCATCCTGGAGTGTCCAACCAGTTCCTCATCAATACCA ATTCGGAGCTAGCTCTGATGTATAACGATGAGTCGGTTCTGGAGAACCACCACCTGGCTGTGGGCTTCAAGCTGCTCCACGAGGAGAACTGTGACATCTTTCAGAACCTTAGCAAGAGGCAACGCCAGAGCCTGCGCAAGCTGGTCATTGACATG GTGTTGGCAACGGACATGTCCAAACACATGAGTTTGCTAGCAGATCTAAAGACCATGGTGGAGACCAAGAAGGTGACAAGTTCAGGGGTGCTACTGCTGGACCACTACACTGATCGCATTCAA gtgttgaGGAACATGGTGCACTGCGCAGACCTGAGCAACCCCACCAAGCCTCTAGCTGTCTACAGACAGTGGACAGAGCGCATCATGGAGGAGTTCTCCAGACAGGGAGACAAGGAGCGGGAGAGAGGCATGGAGATTAGTCCCATGTGTGACAAACATACAGCCTCGGTGGAGAAGAGTCAG GTGGGCTTTATCGACTACATCGTGCATCCTCTGTGGGAGACATGGGGGGACCTGGTCCACCCGGACGCCCAGGACATCCTGGACACTCTGGAGGACAACAGGGACTGGTACCAGAGCACCATCCCCCAGAGTCCCCCCGAGCCTGTGGACGCGGACAAGGAGCTCAACGTCTGCATCGACAAGTTCCAGTTTGAGCTCACTCTGGACGAGGACAGTCACGCCGAGCAcgtcgaggaggaggagggggaggaggaggagggcgagagacTCACGCCGAACCACCTGATGCAGGGCCGCCGCGAAGGACAGAAGGACGGGGAGAACGAAGGGGAGGGAGGCGACGGAATCGCGGAGGAGGACGAGAACGTCAtcgaagaggaaggggaggtggtgatggaggaggacgaggagggaggagagcaaggGAAGACTCGGttagggggtgaggaggggagacactCTGACACGAGTcccgtggaggaagaggaggaggaagattcATCCTCACCAGCTGATGACACATGA